The genomic segment ATCCTGATATTTTGTTTCACATTTCTGAGATAATATATAGTCAGAGCGCTGACTATTATGTTTAAAACGATTAATATTAGAAACCCTCCGATAATTTTTGTACTCAGCCTGGAATTTCGTATCATCTGCTTACTCCTCAATTTATTAATATTATACACATAACGGATATTTTAAAGCAATATATGTACCAGATACATATTAAAGAGTTATTTTCTTGAATTAACTGTATATTTAAAACATCATGGCAAAAGAGGAAAAAGATTAATTGAGTCATGAATGGCAAAATGATTGAGGTAATAGCAGCCCCCATGTAAGGGGGCGCTACCATTTTGATTTTTGTGAAATAATGGAAACGGTAGCGCCTCCCTAGGTGGAGGCGCTTTTGGAATGGATGGTAGCGAATGTTTGTCTGAGAAGGGGTACGAACTTACAAGGTGGTTTAGTAGATAACTATAAAATAATAACATGATGGTCTTTGTGTCATTATTGTCACTATTGATGTCAATATGCCCAAAAATCTATCTGATCTGCACAGATAAATTTTATTCAAAATTAAAACACCGGTTTTTTTAATATAATAGCAGGCAAAAAATTCAAACCCGTATTTTTTTAACTTCTTACACCTTGTAAAAATAATGGACACCGACCGAAATAAAAATCTCGGGAGTTTGTTAATCTTATCTTTTAATTACTAATCATTATATTTCTTCAACCTTCCACCCTGAAATATTGCGATTTTGAGTGTCAAAATTAATGCCCATGAGGATAATCTTTTTCCCGGTTTGAAGATACAGGTCTAAATAAGCTTTTTTCCTTATCTGCCGGATTCCAGCCTGGGGAGTCTGATTGCATTTAAATTCAATAATATAAATCTTATCATCAAACTCCACGGTCATGTTAATCCTGCTGTCACAGGTTAAAACCTTGCTGCGGGAATTTGCCCCTGAGGCACTGACCATAAGGTAAAAAATAGTATGAAAATATGCCTCATCCCTTTTATCTTCAATTTTATATGGAATTGAAGCATAGATTCCTGTTATGATTTCAATAAATGATTCAATATCCTCAAGTCTAAGATATTTGGAAAGCAGGATAAACCTGGAAACGCCTTGTTGTCCTCTAAAATATGAATAAAACAGGATTTCAGAAAATGAGGTTTTTACTTCCTGGTTTGGATAATCAAAGGTGTATAAACCTTCGTCAATATCTTTTATGGTAATATATCCAGTTTGAAAGAGCAGGGCTTGGGGCTGTAAACACTCAATTTCATAAGCACTGAACAAGGCTTCTGTTGCTTCCAGGTTTTCAATAAAAGGCAGATACCACTTGTTTTCATGTAAAAGATTCACCAGAAAAGCCGGGGTTCCGGTTTCAAACCAATAATTATTAAAATTTTTCTCATCAACTGCATTTAGAATTGAAAATGGATTATATACCCTTACATCTCTTATTGAAAAACGATAACCATTATAATACAGGCGCAGCTTTTCAAGTAGTTCTGGTTCTGTCATATTCTGCTTTTGTGCAAAATCTTGAAAATAAGGGGCAAAACAGGTTTCAAGTTCTTCCTGAGTGCAGCCTAACATGTCTGCGTAATCTTCGTTCATGGTCAGGTCTTTTAAATTGTTAAGCTCTGAAAATATTGAAACCCTGCTGAACCTGGCAACACCTGTAATAAATACAAAACAAAGTACTGAAGAAATCTCGCCGCCTTTGATTACTCCAAAAAATAATTTCAGAATATCCCGGTTGGCTTTGGCGATCTCCATTGCCTTTTTACCTTTGTCCAGGTGATCTATAATGGGTTTATCATATTCATCAATCAAAATGACAACCGGCATTCCGGTTTTCCTGTGAATTTTTAATATGAGTTCTTTAAACATTTCTTTTAACAGGGATTCTTTTAGTTGAACATTATTAAACTGCCCTGTACTTTTCAAGCTGCTTTCCAAACCGCTGGTTAAATTTGCCGGTGCATCATGACTTATTTCATTAAAATCTATTAAAATTACAGGATATTCTTTCCATTCCCAGCCTGTATTTTCATCAATCCACAAACCTTTAAATAATTCCTTTTTACCCTGAAACAGACAGCGAAGAGTTGATATGGTCAAAGATTTCCCGAATCTGCGGGGCCGGGACAGGAAATAATATCTGCCTTCGCTTATAAGCTTGAATATATGCCGTGTTTTATCCACATACAGATCGTTTCTTTCCCGTATGCTCTCAAATGATGAATCGCCGATTGGCAGGTTTTGAAGTTTTTTCATAAACTCCTCCTATATTTCCTCAACCTTCCACTCTGAAATATTGCGCTTTTGTGTATCAAAATTAATGCCCATGAGGATAATCTTTTTCCCGGTCTTTTTGTAAGGCTCTGCATATTTTTTTTCCAATATCTGCTTAATGCCTGCCTGGGCGCTCTGACTGCATTTAAATTCAATGATATAAAGCTTGTCGGAAAATTCCATGATCATATCAATCCTGCCGGTACAGGTTAAAACCTCGCTGCGTGCATTTATTCCTGAGGCGCTGACTATCAAAAAAAATGCTGTATGAAAATATGCTTCGTCTCTTTTGCTTTCAATTGTATAGGGAATGGATGCGAATATGGTTGAAATTGTTTCAAAAAAAGCATCCAGGTTTTCCTGATTCAAATGTCTGGAAAGGTGGATAAACAAAGACTGTTCATGACCATGTGCCGGAACATGGAAAAACATCAGGTATTTTAAAAAGGAAATTTTTACTTCCTGGTTTGGATAGCAGAACGCATAAAGTTCATCTTCATAAACATCTTTTATTGTTATGTATCCTGTCTGAAATAAAAGTGCTTCGGGCTGGAGGCGTTCAAGGTCATATACGCTGAATATCTGCTTATCCAGTTCCAGGTTTTCTATTTTTGCAACAGGAAAATTAGTGTCTTTTAAAAGATTCACCAGGAAAGTCGGGGTTCCAGTTTCAAACCAGTAATTATCAAAGGTTTTATGTTTAAGCGCACACATTACGGAAAAAGGATTATAAACCCTGACATTTTTTTTTGAAAAACGATAGCCGTTATAATACTGGGCAAGCTTTACCAGGATTTCTTCTTGGGTATTTCCTGTTTTTTTTGATAAATCAAGGATGCAGGGCTTAAAATATGTTTCAAGTTCATTTTGTGTATAACCAAGCATATCTGCATAGGGTTCCAGCATGGTCATATCTTCAAGATTGTTAAGTTCTGAAAAAATAGAAACCCTGCTGAATTTTGACACGCCGGTAATAAATACAAACCGCAGTACATCAGAAACCTCACCGCCCTTGATTACGCCAAAAAATGATTTGAGAATGTCCCTGTTTGCCTTGGCAGTTTCCATTGCTTTTGCGCCTTTGCCAAGATGATCAATAATAGGTTTGTCGTATTCATCAATCAGGATTACAACAGGCATATCGGTTTTGTAATGGAGCGAGAGGATGAGTTCTTTAAACATTTCTTTTAACAGCGGTTCTTTTAACTGAATATTATTGAACTGTCCTGTATTTTTAAGACTCCTTTCAATTCCCAAGGTTAGATTTTCCGGTGTATTATGACTTATTTCATTAAAATCTACTGATATTACAGGATATTCTCTCCATTCCCAGTTAGAGTTTTCATCAATCCACAGTCCTTTAAACAATTCTTTTCTCCCCTGGAAAAGACAGCGCAGAGTTGATATGGTCAAAGATTTCCCGAATCTGCGGGGCCGGGACAGGAAATAATATCTGCCTTCGCTTATAAGCTGGAAAATATGCCGTGTTTTATCCACATACAGATCGTTTCTTTTCCGTATGCTTTCAAATGATGAATCACCGATTGGCAGGTTTTGAAGTTTTTTCATAAACTCCTCCTATATTTCTTCAGCCTTCCACTCTGAAATATTGCGCTTTTGTGTATCAAAATTAATGCCCATGAGGATAATCTTTTTCCCTGTCTTTTTGTAAGGCTCTGCATATTTTTTTTCCAATATCTGCTTAATGCCTGCCTGGGCGCTCTGACTGCATTTAAATTCAATGATATAAAGCTTGTCGGCAAATTCCATGATCATATCAATCCTGCCTTTGCAGGTTAAAACCTCGCTGCGGGCATTTATTCCTGAGGCACTGACTATCAGGAAAAACGCTGTATGAAAATATGCTTCGTCTCTTTTGGTTTCAATTGTATAGGGAATGGATGCGAATATGGTTGAGATTGTTTCAAAAAAAGCTTCCAGGTTTTCCTGATTCAAATATCTGGAAAGATGGATAAACAAAGACTGCTCATGACCATGTGCCGGAACATGGAAAAACATCAGGTATTTTAAAAAGGAAATTTTTACTTCCTGGTTTGGATAGCAGAAAGCATAAAGTTCATCTTCATAAACATCTTTTATTGTTATATATCCTGTCTGAAATAAAAGTGCTTCGGGCTGGAGGCGTTCAAGGTCATATACACTGAATATCTGCTTATCCAGTTCCAGGTTTTCTATTTTTGCAACAGGGAAATCAGTGTCTTTTAAGAGATTCACCAAAAAGGTCGGGGTTCCGGTTTCAAACCAGTAGTTATCAAAGGTTTTATGTTTAAGCGCACACATTACGGAAAAAGGATTATAAACCCTGACATTTTTTTTTGAAAAACGATAGCCGTTATAATACTGGGCAAGCTTTACCAGGATTTCTTCTTGGGTATTTCCTGTTTTTTTTGATAAATCAAGGATGCAGGGCTTAAAATATGTTTCAAGTTCATTTTGTGTATAACCAAGCATATCTGCATAGGGTTCCAGCATGGTCATATCTTCAAGATTGTTAAGTTCTGAAAAAATAGAAACCCTGCTGAATTTTGACACGCCGGTAATAAATACAAACCGCAGTACATCAGAAACCTCACCGCCCTTGATTACGCCAAAAAATGATTTGAGAATGTCCCTGTTTGCCTTGGCAGTCTCCATTGCTTTTGCGCCTTTTCCAAGATGGTCAATAATGGGTTTGTCGTATTCATCAATCAGGATTACAACAGGCATGTTGTTCTTTTTATTTAGTCCCAAGATGAGTTCATTGAACTGTCCCTTTAATAAAGAATTGATAAATTCAATGTTATTTCCCCTTGCTATGCCCAGGAGGTGTTCTGTTAAGCTCTGTTTCAGATTTTCAGGCGTATCATTGCTGATATTGTTAAAATCTATTAAAATTACAGGGCATTCTTTCCATTCCCAGTCTGTGTTTTCAGCAATCCACAAGCCCTTAAATAATTCCTTTTTACCCTGAAACAGGCAGCGTAAAGTTGATATGGTTAAAGATTTGCCAAATCTGCGGGGCCGGGACAGGAAATAATATCTGCCTTCGCTTATAAGCTGGAAGATATGCCGTGTTTTATCCACATACAGGTCGTTGTTTGCACGAATACTTTCAAATGATGAATCGCCTATTGGCAGGTTTTGCAGATTTTTCATAAATTCCTCCTATATTTCCTCAGTCTTCCACTCTGAAATATTTCGCTTTTCAGTGTCAAAATTAATGCCCATGAGGATAATCTTTTTCCCTGTTTGGCGGTAAGGCTCTGCATAGCCTTTTTGCCTGATCTGCTCTATTCCTGCTTTTGCAGTCTGGTTACATTTAAACTCAATAATATAAAGTTTATCGGAAAACTCAATAACAAGATCAATCCTGCCTTTGCAGGTTAAAATTTCGCTCCTGGCATCTATGCCTGATGCGCTTACCATGAGATAAAAAATAGTGTGAAAATAAGCTTCGTCTCTTTTGGATTCAATTGTATATGGAATTGACGCATAAATTCCTTTCATGATCTCAATAAATGTTTCCATATCACCAAGTCTCAGGTATTTGGACAGCAGGATAAAACGGGAAACGTCTTTTTGTCCTCTAAAATATGAGTAAAACAGGTTTTCAGAAAATGAGGTTTTAACTTCCCTGTTTGGATAATCAAAGGTGTATAAGCCTTCGTCAATATCCTTTATTGTAACATATCCAGTCTGAAACAAGATGGCTTCGGGCTGGAGTCGTTCTATTTCATAAACACTGAACAGGGCTTCTGTTGCTTCCATGTTTTCAATGGAAGGCAGATACCAGTTGTTTTCATGTAAAAGATTCACCAGGAAGGTCGGAGTTCCAGTTTCAAACCAGTAGTTATTAAAATTTTTTTCATCAACAGCATTTAAAATGGAAAAAGGATTATATACTCTTGCATCTCGCACTGAAAAACGATAGCCGTTATAATGCTGGCGCAGCTTTTCCAGCAGGTCTGGTTCTGTCATTTTCTGCTTTTGTGCAAAACCTGAAAAATACGGGGCAAAACAGGTTTCAAGTTCTTTCTGGGTGCAGCCTAACATGTCTGCATAATCTTCGGTCATTGTTAAATCTTTTAAATTATTAAGTTCTGAAAAGATTGAAATCCTGCTGAATTTGGAAACACCTGTAATAAATACAAAGCGAAGTACATCAGAAACCTCACCCTCTTTTATTACACCGAAAAAGGATTTAAGAATATCCCGGTTCGCTTTGGCGGTCTCCAAAGCCTTTTCTCCTTTTCCAAGATGATCAATAATGGGTTTGTCATATTCGTCAATGAGAATTACAACAGGCATACCTGTTTTTTTATTCAGGGATATTATTAATTCTTTGAATTGGTTTTTTAATAAAGGAGCATCTGAAATAAGATTATAAAGTTCAGCAGATTTTTCAAGGGATCTTTGCAGACTGATTTTCAGGTTTTCCGGTGTATCATGACTTATACCGTTAAAATCAAGCAGGATTACAGGATGTTCTTTCCATTCCCAATCCGTGTTTTCATCAATCCACAGTCCTTTAAACAATTCCTTTTTACCCTGAAAAAGACAGCGCAGGGTTGATATGGTCAGGGATTTGCCGAATCTGCGGGGCCGGGACAGGAAATAATACATGCCCTGGCTTACCAGATTAAAGATATGCTGTGTTTTATCAACATACAGATCGTTGTTTTCACGAATGCTTTCAAAAGACGATTTGCCTATTGGCAGGTTTTGCAGATTTTTCATAAATTCCTCCTATATTTCCTCAGTCTTCCACTCTGAAATATTGCGCTTTTCCGTGTCAAAATTAATGCCCATGAGGATAATCTTTTTCCCGGTCTTTTTGTAAGGCTCTGCATATTTTTTTTCCAATATCTGCTTAATTCCAGCCTGGGCGCTCTGACTGCATTTAAATTCAATAATATAAAGCTTGTCGGCAAATTCCATGATCATATCAATTCTGCCGGTACAGGTTAAAACCTCGCTGCGTGCATTTATTCCTGAGGCACTGACTATCAAAAAAATGCTGTATGAAAATATGCTTCGTCTCTTTTGCTTTCAATTGTATAGGGAATGGATGCGAATATGGTTGAAATTGTTTCAAAAAAAGCATCCAGGTTTTCCTGATTCAAATGTCTGGAAAGGTGGATAAACAAAGACTGCTCATGACCATGAGCCGGAACATGGAAAAACATCAAATATTTTAAAAATGAAATTTTCACTTCCTGGTTTGGATAGCAGAAAGCATAAAGTTCATCTTCATAAACATCTTTTATTGTTATGTATCCTGTCTGAAATAAAAGTGCTTCGGGCTGAAGGCGTTCAAGGTCATATACACTGAATATCTGTTTATCCAGTTCAAGATTTTCTATTTTTGCAACAGGAAAATCAGTGTCTTTTAAAAGATTCACCAGAAAGGTCGGGGTTCCGGTTTCAAACCAGTAAGGTTTAAACTCCATTTCTTTCAATGATTTTAATACGGAAAAAGGATTATATACCCTGATATTTTTTTTGGAAAAACGATAACCATTATAGTGAAGTTTCAGTTTTTCAATAATATCTTCCAGACTAATCCTGTATTCTTCTGCAAACAGCCTGATATATTCTGAAAAACATGTTTCAACTTCCTCATGTGTATATCCGAGCATTTCTGCAAAATTTTTATTCATTGTAATATCGTCTAGATTATTGAGTTCGGAAAAGATGGAAACACGGCTGAATTTGGAAACACCGGTAATGAAAACAAATCGCAGAGCATCAGAAACGTCTCCGTCTTTTATGACTCCGAAAAATGATTTGAGAATGTCCCTGTTTGTTTTGGCTGTTTCCATAGCTTTTGAACCTTTTCCCAGATGATCAATAATCGGTTTGTCATATTCATCAATTAAAATCACAACTGGCATACTGGTTTTGTGGTGAATCGAAAGTATGAGTTCCTTAAACATTTCTTTTATAAGGGATTCTTTCAGTTGAATATTATTAAACTGCCCTGTTTTTTTTAGACTGCTTTCCAGTCCGCATGTCAGGTTTTCCGGCGTATCATGACTTATACCGTTAAAATCAAGCAGGACTACAGGATGTTCCTTCCACTGCCAGTTCGTATTTTCATCAATCCAAAGCCCTTTAAACAATTCCTTTCTTCCCTGGAACAAGCAGCGCAGGGTTGATATGGTCAGGGATTTCCCGAATCTGCGGGGCCGGGAAAGAAAATAATATCGGCCTTCGCTTATAAGCTGGAAGATATGCCGTGTTTTATCCACATAGAGATCGTTTCTTTCACGAATACTTTCAAATGATGAATCCCCGATTGGCAGGTTTTGAAGTTTTTTCATGGGATATTTTCCTAGTTTTGTAATAAATCTATGAAAATTAACAAATGACAGGATTTACTTGAAAAGAGCAGCAAATTCTTGTGATTTTGAAAACAGGCCGAAGATTCCGCCTGTATGGATAAATATTATCCTTGAGCCAAAGCATTTCGGGTCTTTTTCAAGCTCTTTTATCATTCCGTAAAATGCTTTTCCTGTATATACCGGGTCAAGAAATATGCCCTCGGTTTTTGCCATTTCGCAGATCAGGGAAAGCTCTTCGGGCCGGGACAGGGCGTATCCCCTGCCTACATAGCCGTCTATGATTTCAATGTCTTTTTGTGCTGAAAACTCAATATCCAGGTTGAAGTCATTTATGGCTTTTTTGCATATATTGCTGATAATATTTGTAAAATAATCACGGTCATCACAGACGTTTATGCTTGCAATCCTGGCATTAACCTTATGAAGTTTTGCACCCAGTATAAGCCCGGCAGCAGTACCTCCTGAGCCTGTGGCATGGATGATTGCTGTCTGCTTATCTTCTGGAAGTCCGGCAATATCGTTTTTAATTTCCTGCATGGCTTTGATATATCCCCAGGCTCCCAGGGCATCTGAGGCTCCTTCAGGTATAATATAAGGCTTTTTTCCCTGGCTTTGCAGGATTTTTGATTGTTTTTCAAAAAATTCATCACGCCTTTTGTATTCTTCAGGGGTAATCCAGACAATCTCTGCTCCTGCCATTTTGTCAAGGAGAATATTTCCCCCTGTTTCCGGCGGGTTTAAAGGATCGGGTGTGCGAAGGAGGAGACAGCAGTCAAGCCCTGCCATTGCTGCTGCTATTGCTGTGGCCCGGCAGTGATTTGATTGTGCGCCTCCGCAGGTTATTACTGTGTCTGCATTTTGTTCCAAAGCATGGGCAAGAACAAACTCCAGTTTTCTGACCTTGTTGCCTGAAAGGGCAGTACCGGTCATTTCATCCTGCTTTATATATATTTCAACCCCGTATCTGCTGCTTATGCGTGAAAGATAACGCACAGGTGTCGGCAGATTTGCCAAATTTATATGTTTTGGATATGCGAATTTTACATCAGGCATAAAAATCTCCTTTATTAATGTGTCAGAATTTTGCTTAGAAAATGCTTTGTTCTTTTATTTTGGGGATTGGTGAAAAAATCATCAGGCCGGGCGGTTTCAATTATTTCGCCGTCATCCATAAAAACAATCCTTTTGGCTACCTCCCTGGCAAAGCCCATTTCGTGGGTTACAACTACCATTGTCATTCCATCTTTTGCAAGATTGCGCATAACATCCAAGACCTCGTTTATCATTTCAGGGTCAAGTGCTGATGTTGGTTCGTCAAAAAGCATTATTTTGGGACGCATACACAGCCCCCTTGCAATAGCCACCCTTTGCTGCTGGCCTCCTGAAAGCTGGGCAGGATAGGCATTTGCCTTGTCTTTGAGTCCCACCCTTTCTAAAATTTCATGCCCCAGGTTTTCAGCTTCATGTTTATTTATTTTACGGACTTTTATTGGAGCTATTGTTATGTTTTTTAAGACAGTCATATGGGGATAGAGGTTAAACTGCTGAAAAACAAACCCTATTTCAGCTCGTATTTTTGTCATGTCTGTTTTCCTGTCATGAACATTAAGTTCATCAACAATTATCTCTCCCTTTTGAATATTTTCCAGCCTGTTTATGCAGCGGATTAAAGTGCTTTTTCCTGAACCGCTCGGCCCGCATACAACCATGACCTCGCCAGACTCAACCTCCAGGTTGATGTTTTTTAGCACATGATGTTTTCCAAACCATTTGTTTACATTGGAAAAGGTTATCATATTTTTTCCTTTTTTTTAGGTGCTGAACTTTTTCTCAAGCCTGTTGGAAAGAATTATCAGGGGATAACAGATA from the Desulfonema limicola genome contains:
- a CDS encoding ATP-binding protein — encoded protein: MKKLQNLPIGDSSFESIRERNDLYVDKTRHIFKLISEGRYYFLSRPRRFGKSLTISTLRCLFQGKKELFKGLWIDENTGWEWKEYPVILIDFNEISHDAPANLTSGLESSLKSTGQFNNVQLKESLLKEMFKELILKIHRKTGMPVVILIDEYDKPIIDHLDKGKKAMEIAKANRDILKLFFGVIKGGEISSVLCFVFITGVARFSRVSIFSELNNLKDLTMNEDYADMLGCTQEELETCFAPYFQDFAQKQNMTEPELLEKLRLYYNGYRFSIRDVRVYNPFSILNAVDEKNFNNYWFETGTPAFLVNLLHENKWYLPFIENLEATEALFSAYEIECLQPQALLFQTGYITIKDIDEGLYTFDYPNQEVKTSFSEILFYSYFRGQQGVSRFILLSKYLRLEDIESFIEIITGIYASIPYKIEDKRDEAYFHTIFYLMVSASGANSRSKVLTCDSRINMTVEFDDKIYIIEFKCNQTPQAGIRQIRKKAYLDLYLQTGKKIILMGINFDTQNRNISGWKVEEI
- a CDS encoding ATP-binding protein; amino-acid sequence: MKKLQNLPIGDSSFESIRKRNDLYVDKTRHIFQLISEGRYYFLSRPRRFGKSLTISTLRCLFQGRKELFKGLWIDENSNWEWREYPVISVDFNEISHNTPENLTLGIERSLKNTGQFNNIQLKEPLLKEMFKELILSLHYKTDMPVVILIDEYDKPIIDHLGKGAKAMETAKANRDILKSFFGVIKGGEVSDVLRFVFITGVSKFSRVSIFSELNNLEDMTMLEPYADMLGYTQNELETYFKPCILDLSKKTGNTQEEILVKLAQYYNGYRFSKKNVRVYNPFSVMCALKHKTFDNYWFETGTPTFLVNLLKDTNFPVAKIENLELDKQIFSVYDLERLQPEALLFQTGYITIKDVYEDELYAFCYPNQEVKISFLKYLMFFHVPAHGHEQSLFIHLSRHLNQENLDAFFETISTIFASIPYTIESKRDEAYFHTAFFLIVSASGINARSEVLTCTGRIDMIMEFSDKLYIIEFKCSQSAQAGIKQILEKKYAEPYKKTGKKIILMGINFDTQKRNISEWKVEEI
- a CDS encoding ATP-binding protein: MKNLQNLPIGDSSFESIRANNDLYVDKTRHIFQLISEGRYYFLSRPRRFGKSLTISTLRCLFQGKKELFKGLWIAENTDWEWKECPVILIDFNNISNDTPENLKQSLTEHLLGIARGNNIEFINSLLKGQFNELILGLNKKNNMPVVILIDEYDKPIIDHLGKGAKAMETAKANRDILKSFFGVIKGGEVSDVLRFVFITGVSKFSRVSIFSELNNLEDMTMLEPYADMLGYTQNELETYFKPCILDLSKKTGNTQEEILVKLAQYYNGYRFSKKNVRVYNPFSVMCALKHKTFDNYWFETGTPTFLVNLLKDTDFPVAKIENLELDKQIFSVYDLERLQPEALLFQTGYITIKDVYEDELYAFCYPNQEVKISFLKYLMFFHVPAHGHEQSLFIHLSRYLNQENLEAFFETISTIFASIPYTIETKRDEAYFHTAFFLIVSASGINARSEVLTCKGRIDMIMEFADKLYIIEFKCSQSAQAGIKQILEKKYAEPYKKTGKKIILMGINFDTQKRNISEWKAEEI
- a CDS encoding ATP-binding protein: MKNLQNLPIGKSSFESIRENNDLYVDKTQHIFNLVSQGMYYFLSRPRRFGKSLTISTLRCLFQGKKELFKGLWIDENTDWEWKEHPVILLDFNGISHDTPENLKISLQRSLEKSAELYNLISDAPLLKNQFKELIISLNKKTGMPVVILIDEYDKPIIDHLGKGEKALETAKANRDILKSFFGVIKEGEVSDVLRFVFITGVSKFSRISIFSELNNLKDLTMTEDYADMLGCTQKELETCFAPYFSGFAQKQKMTEPDLLEKLRQHYNGYRFSVRDARVYNPFSILNAVDEKNFNNYWFETGTPTFLVNLLHENNWYLPSIENMEATEALFSVYEIERLQPEAILFQTGYVTIKDIDEGLYTFDYPNREVKTSFSENLFYSYFRGQKDVSRFILLSKYLRLGDMETFIEIMKGIYASIPYTIESKRDEAYFHTIFYLMVSASGIDARSEILTCKGRIDLVIEFSDKLYIIEFKCNQTAKAGIEQIRQKGYAEPYRQTGKKIILMGINFDTEKRNISEWKTEEI
- a CDS encoding PD-(D/E)XK nuclease domain-containing protein, with translation MIVSASGINARSEVLTCTGRIDMIMEFADKLYIIEFKCSQSAQAGIKQILEKKYAEPYKKTGKKIILMGINFDTEKRNISEWKTEEI
- a CDS encoding AAA family ATPase; translated protein: MKKLQNLPIGDSSFESIRERNDLYVDKTRHIFQLISEGRYYFLSRPRRFGKSLTISTLRCLFQGRKELFKGLWIDENTNWQWKEHPVVLLDFNGISHDTPENLTCGLESSLKKTGQFNNIQLKESLIKEMFKELILSIHHKTSMPVVILIDEYDKPIIDHLGKGSKAMETAKTNRDILKSFFGVIKDGDVSDALRFVFITGVSKFSRVSIFSELNNLDDITMNKNFAEMLGYTHEEVETCFSEYIRLFAEEYRISLEDIIEKLKLHYNGYRFSKKNIRVYNPFSVLKSLKEMEFKPYWFETGTPTFLVNLLKDTDFPVAKIENLELDKQIFSVYDLERLQPEALLFQTGYITIKDVYEDELYAFCYPNQEVKISFLKYLMFFHVPAHGHEQSLFIHLSRHLNQENLDAFFETISTIFASIPYTIESKRDEAYFHTAFF
- a CDS encoding D-cysteine desulfhydrase family protein is translated as MPDVKFAYPKHINLANLPTPVRYLSRISSRYGVEIYIKQDEMTGTALSGNKVRKLEFVLAHALEQNADTVITCGGAQSNHCRATAIAAAMAGLDCCLLLRTPDPLNPPETGGNILLDKMAGAEIVWITPEEYKRRDEFFEKQSKILQSQGKKPYIIPEGASDALGAWGYIKAMQEIKNDIAGLPEDKQTAIIHATGSGGTAAGLILGAKLHKVNARIASINVCDDRDYFTNIISNICKKAINDFNLDIEFSAQKDIEIIDGYVGRGYALSRPEELSLICEMAKTEGIFLDPVYTGKAFYGMIKELEKDPKCFGSRIIFIHTGGIFGLFSKSQEFAALFK
- a CDS encoding amino acid ABC transporter ATP-binding protein; this encodes MITFSNVNKWFGKHHVLKNINLEVESGEVMVVCGPSGSGKSTLIRCINRLENIQKGEIIVDELNVHDRKTDMTKIRAEIGFVFQQFNLYPHMTVLKNITIAPIKVRKINKHEAENLGHEILERVGLKDKANAYPAQLSGGQQQRVAIARGLCMRPKIMLFDEPTSALDPEMINEVLDVMRNLAKDGMTMVVVTHEMGFAREVAKRIVFMDDGEIIETARPDDFFTNPQNKRTKHFLSKILTH